GACTAGCTGCAAACCAGGGGTTAAGGCAATGGCATACTTTTCTAATAGATACTGCTTGCCATCGTGAAGGATAGCCATAGGGATATTCCGCAAGTCCCCATCTAGGACAAAAGCCAGGGTCTTGACTTTACTATTTGCTAACTCCGATTCTAGTGGTTGAATCAACCAGTCATACATCTGTTTGTATATGGGCAAAAAGTCCTTGACTTCACTGACAGGAGCTATGAGAGAACGCCGCACGTTTGTCACAGTTTCCTCAAGTTCTTCCTGAGAAATTGGGGTTGTATGAAGGCTTGGAGGTTGATTTGGTAGGCTAAGAAGAACCTGTAAGCGATCTGGCAAAACAATTGTATAAATAACTGCTGCGGTCTGATCTATTTCATCAATCTGTTTGGGATTTGCCTCTACACAGGCTTCTCGGAAAAAGTTGTTCAGTTCCGCTAATTGCAGAGATTCTATCACGCTACGAGCTTGAATAAGCCGTTGTTGGCTTTCCTCATTTTTTCCAGCTTTTTTTAAGGAATCTGCATCTTTTAAGTCTAACTCGACCAGCTGTCGATAAACTGGTTCGACACTGTCCCGAAAAGAAAACTGTACCTCTGGGTTGATTGCCACTAATTCGCTGCGTAACGACTGAAGGGCATTATAAGCCTTGGTGTAAGCGGCGATCGCATCTTGAGTATCTCCTTGCTCTCTACGTATTCGTCCCAGCTGCCAGAAAAACTGGTAGGCTATGTCTGGTGTTGAAAAATTTGAAGCAATACCCAGAGCCTGTTTTGTCAATTCTTCTGCTTGGGATAAATTTTGCATAGATCCTTTGAGTTCATACAGTCCGCCACGATTTCCCAAAGCATGAGCCTCGGCTCTTGTATCTCCCAAACTTCTAGCTTGTTCTGCTGCTTTAGCTAAGATCCGATCAATCTCGTTGAAAGTTGGAAGTTGGGTATGAGCCTTTAGTTTGAAGTTCTCTTTTTGAGCTAATTTGACTAAACTTTGGGCAAAATTGATTTGGAGGTACACTCCTGTGTGACTGGAAGACAAGTGACTCAGTTGAGAATTGAGCGTTCTCCATAATTCTTCTGCTTCGCTTAATCTCTGGAGTTTCAGCAACAGGCTTAGTTGATTCAGTTGTGCTTGCTGTCGCATAGTTGTCGATGGTGACAGCTTTATGACCTGGCTATAAAAGTCTAAAGCTTTTTGTTCATAATCCTCTCGTTTACGGCGAACCCTTTCTACTTCAGCTAAGTTAGTTGTGGTGTTGCCTAAACTAAGATAGGCATCAGCTTGCCCTTCGGGAGAGTTTAATTTCTGAGCTAAGTTTAAACTTGTTTCTAAAATTAGTTGAGACTGCTCTAGCTGTCCTGTAGAACGCAGCAATTCCCCTAGGCTTCTCAATCCCATTACTGTGTGTAGAGAAGGAGATTTATCTGTAATGAATCGAAGCTTTTTCTTTAATTCATCTTGAGTTAATTGACCTAATTCTTGACAGTTTTTCCCCTCCAATTCTTTATTAAAAAGTTCTAATAAAGTATTACAAGCACGGGGATAAAGACCCAAATCTTGCATTGCTTGAGCCTGATTGATCTTGCTCTGTGATAATTTTTCCTGGTCATTAGTTTGGCTATAGATTTTAGTGGCTTGTTGCCAAGTATTTAGAGCATCTGCCGTTTGACCCAATTCTCTTTGCAAATTCCCCTGAATATCCAAACTTTGAGCGAGGATTTTTAATTGTTCATTTCCTTTTAATGGAATTTTCAAAAGTCCTAAACTGTCTTCAATCGCTTTTGTAGCCTTGTCCCACTGTCCCAGTTGTTGATAAGTCAAAGAGAGATTGCTCAACGCCATTGCCTGGTTTAATCTATCTCCTTGAGTCGCAAAAACAGCCGCTGTTTGTTCCCACGCTGTCGCTGCTTGTGCAAACTTTCCACTCTGATATAGTTTGACAGCCTTGTTTGCTAACTGTCCAGCATCTTGCTGAGATTGGACAATGGAGGTTGGTGAAGAAACTTTAGCAACAACAGGCGAGATTGCTGAGAGAATAAATAACAAAGCTGCGAGAAAAACGGATCGCCTCTTATATATTCTTTTGAAAAAATTCTGAATTTTCCTGAGTAGAAGTTTTTGAAATATCATAGTTAAACCCCCCTGTCAAGCTTTTATACTTGTTACTTATTTCCATCAGTCTGGGATAGATGCCTCAACGCGCAGCACAAATAGCAGGTG
The sequence above is a segment of the Mastigocladopsis repens PCC 10914 genome. Coding sequences within it:
- a CDS encoding CHAT domain-containing protein yields the protein MIFQKLLLRKIQNFFKRIYKRRSVFLAALLFILSAISPVVAKVSSPTSIVQSQQDAGQLANKAVKLYQSGKFAQAATAWEQTAAVFATQGDRLNQAMALSNLSLTYQQLGQWDKATKAIEDSLGLLKIPLKGNEQLKILAQSLDIQGNLQRELGQTADALNTWQQATKIYSQTNDQEKLSQSKINQAQAMQDLGLYPRACNTLLELFNKELEGKNCQELGQLTQDELKKKLRFITDKSPSLHTVMGLRSLGELLRSTGQLEQSQLILETSLNLAQKLNSPEGQADAYLSLGNTTTNLAEVERVRRKREDYEQKALDFYSQVIKLSPSTTMRQQAQLNQLSLLLKLQRLSEAEELWRTLNSQLSHLSSSHTGVYLQINFAQSLVKLAQKENFKLKAHTQLPTFNEIDRILAKAAEQARSLGDTRAEAHALGNRGGLYELKGSMQNLSQAEELTKQALGIASNFSTPDIAYQFFWQLGRIRREQGDTQDAIAAYTKAYNALQSLRSELVAINPEVQFSFRDSVEPVYRQLVELDLKDADSLKKAGKNEESQQRLIQARSVIESLQLAELNNFFREACVEANPKQIDEIDQTAAVIYTIVLPDRLQVLLSLPNQPPSLHTTPISQEELEETVTNVRRSLIAPVSEVKDFLPIYKQMYDWLIQPLESELANSKVKTLAFVLDGDLRNIPMAILHDGKQYLLEKYAIALTPGLQLVNPKPIAEVGLKALTAGLSKIRDDFPAHEGFRPLSNVELELEQIEKFGVSSRELLNDKFTSTEIKKEILASRVPPIVHLATHGQFSSRVEDTFILSWDSRINVKQLSDLLRDNTQYQGRPIELLVLSACETASGDNRAALGLAGIAVRAGARSTLATLWAVEDKSTAQIMGEFYHQLEQAKKTKVNKAEALRQAQLALTTNQQYKHPHYWAPFVLVGNWQ